One window of Mesotoga sp. BH458_6_3_2_1 genomic DNA carries:
- a CDS encoding GDP-mannose 4,6-dehydratase → MKEILVSNVEKWLTPHLERVFNIKYTEQLKHSNYSSFDPEIPYIIGFEYIGEFTDVGALGDVLHLAAQSGKLKTVIFLSSYGVYAPKKSSFKESDIVCPKNFVGTRAAILEDILVYLANRYSLDLTILRLFNPYGPYQLSPYVVPTVLEKIACSGTVNIGDSEKVRDFFYISDLIDLLTLLIDKNPKGIDIWNVGSGIPISISSLITKAQEVTGGECDVLFDATKLREEYDYDYAVAEITKIKKELGWEPKVSLEEGLALTYQWILGRSGK, encoded by the coding sequence GTGAAGGAGATTCTAGTATCTAACGTAGAGAAATGGCTGACGCCTCATCTGGAAAGAGTATTTAATATCAAATACACAGAACAGCTGAAGCACTCGAATTACTCTTCATTTGATCCTGAGATCCCATACATTATAGGGTTTGAATACATAGGAGAATTCACAGATGTTGGAGCGCTTGGTGATGTCCTTCATCTGGCGGCACAATCTGGAAAGTTGAAGACCGTCATCTTCCTCTCTTCATACGGAGTATATGCGCCTAAGAAGAGCAGCTTCAAAGAGTCGGACATAGTCTGCCCCAAGAACTTCGTTGGAACAAGGGCCGCTATTCTAGAAGACATTCTTGTTTATCTGGCAAATCGTTACTCCCTTGATTTGACGATTCTCAGACTCTTCAATCCATATGGGCCTTACCAGCTTTCTCCATATGTTGTTCCGACAGTCCTCGAGAAGATCGCCTGCTCCGGTACGGTAAATATCGGTGACTCGGAGAAAGTCCGTGATTTCTTCTACATCTCCGATCTCATAGATTTGCTTACACTTCTAATTGATAAGAATCCTAAGGGAATAGATATCTGGAACGTAGGCTCGGGTATTCCTATCTCAATCAGCAGCCTAATTACTAAAGCCCAGGAAGTTACCGGAGGCGAATGCGACGTCCTCTTCGACGCCACTAAGCTCCGTGAAGAATACGACTACGACTACGCAGTAGCAGAAATTACCAAGATAAAGAAAGAACTCGGCTGGGAACCGAAGGTAAGTCTCGAAGAAGGACTTGCCCTCACATACCAGTGGATACTTGGCAGGAGTGGTAAGTAG
- a CDS encoding nucleotide sugar dehydrogenase, which produces MSLYEKIVNRDEKISIVGLGYVGLPLAISFARVADVVGFDISKEKVEKYHAGIDVTKEVGDQAIKETTAFFTWEEKYLKECKFHIVAVPTPINSDKTPDLRPVIGASKTVGRNLTEGSIVVYESTVYPGVTEEVCVPLLEQESGLKCGVDFKVGYSPERINPGDKVHRLETIVKIVSGMDEESLEEIARVYEMVVKAGVYRAESIKVAEAAKVIENSQRDINIAFMNELSIIFDKMGIDTKAVLKAAGTKWNFLNFTPGLVGGHCIGVDPYYLTYRAEQTGYHSQIILAGRKINDDMGKYVAENTVKKMIKADKQIKGSKVGIFGVTFKENCPDTRNTKVVDIIREFEEYGIEVQIVDPVADKEELWHEYGLKLSEMEDIKNMDALVFAVSHDEFKPLTLEYLKYLYNNNKHVLIDVKGLFDRNEAEEMNFIYWRL; this is translated from the coding sequence ATGAGCCTGTACGAAAAAATAGTAAATCGCGATGAAAAAATATCCATAGTCGGTCTCGGCTACGTTGGCCTTCCTTTGGCAATTTCCTTTGCCAGGGTAGCGGATGTTGTCGGTTTCGATATCTCCAAAGAAAAAGTCGAGAAATACCATGCAGGCATCGACGTAACTAAAGAAGTCGGAGACCAGGCTATCAAAGAAACGACAGCCTTTTTCACCTGGGAAGAGAAGTATCTCAAGGAATGCAAGTTCCATATAGTTGCCGTTCCAACACCGATCAACTCAGATAAGACACCGGATCTCAGACCTGTTATCGGGGCGAGCAAGACGGTTGGAAGAAACCTGACAGAAGGTTCTATCGTTGTGTATGAATCAACGGTTTATCCCGGAGTCACGGAGGAGGTCTGCGTTCCTCTACTTGAACAGGAATCTGGCTTGAAGTGTGGAGTGGATTTCAAAGTCGGTTATTCACCGGAGAGAATTAACCCAGGAGATAAGGTCCACAGACTTGAAACAATAGTTAAAATTGTTTCCGGTATGGACGAAGAATCTCTCGAGGAGATCGCAAGAGTCTATGAAATGGTTGTCAAAGCCGGCGTCTATAGAGCCGAGAGTATAAAGGTTGCCGAGGCTGCAAAAGTCATCGAAAACTCCCAGAGAGATATCAACATAGCTTTTATGAACGAACTGTCCATAATATTCGATAAAATGGGAATAGATACAAAGGCTGTTCTGAAGGCGGCGGGTACTAAATGGAACTTCCTTAATTTCACACCTGGACTCGTTGGCGGCCACTGTATAGGAGTAGATCCTTATTACCTGACATACCGTGCTGAACAGACTGGCTATCACTCTCAGATAATACTGGCGGGAAGAAAGATAAACGACGACATGGGCAAATATGTAGCCGAGAACACTGTAAAGAAGATGATAAAAGCAGACAAGCAAATAAAAGGCTCTAAAGTCGGTATCTTCGGAGTCACTTTCAAAGAGAACTGCCCCGACACAAGAAACACGAAAGTCGTGGATATCATCAGAGAGTTCGAAGAGTACGGAATAGAAGTACAGATAGTAGATCCTGTGGCCGATAAAGAAGAACTTTGGCATGAGTACGGCCTGAAGTTGAGCGAAATGGAAGACATAAAGAATATGGATGCTCTTGTATTCGCAGTCTCTCACGACGAGTTCAAACCGTTGACGCTTGAATACTTGAAGTATCTATACAATAACAACAAGCACGTCCTTATAGATGTCAAGGGCCTTTTCGATAGAAATGAGGCCGAAGAGATGAATTTCATATACTGGAGACTATAA
- a CDS encoding sugar phosphate nucleotidyltransferase, with amino-acid sequence MFKYGFIMAGGQGKRLRPLTAAIPKPLLPVGDKPIIQLIIEHMKDFGIVDIFVSVNYKKEIVKSFLRDGSRYGVNITYIEELERTGTAGSLALLPDDFDDKIIVSNGDLICDVDYSVINDLLREYDLVLTGIERKVPVDFGVLKMNGSPELIDWEEKPKLKYIINGGIYGISQKVITYIRENIPKHQYIDMPALWRMMKDNGMKLAVHVHNGSWHDVGRMEDYMALTGNGEDTN; translated from the coding sequence GTGTTCAAGTACGGCTTCATTATGGCTGGCGGACAGGGTAAGCGACTCAGGCCCCTAACGGCAGCTATTCCAAAGCCTCTCTTACCTGTGGGAGACAAGCCGATAATCCAGCTTATAATCGAACACATGAAAGACTTTGGAATAGTAGACATCTTTGTTTCAGTAAACTACAAGAAAGAGATAGTTAAGAGCTTTCTCCGCGATGGCTCGAGATACGGAGTAAACATCACATATATCGAAGAGCTGGAGCGGACCGGAACTGCAGGCTCTCTCGCTCTTCTCCCAGACGATTTCGATGACAAGATCATCGTCTCAAATGGCGACCTGATTTGCGATGTGGATTATTCGGTTATCAACGATCTCCTGAGGGAGTATGATCTAGTCCTTACAGGAATCGAAAGAAAGGTACCCGTTGACTTTGGCGTGCTAAAGATGAACGGATCCCCCGAGCTGATAGACTGGGAAGAAAAGCCAAAACTCAAATATATAATAAATGGTGGAATCTACGGCATCTCGCAAAAAGTGATAACCTATATAAGAGAGAACATACCAAAGCATCAGTATATAGATATGCCAGCTCTCTGGAGAATGATGAAAGACAACGGGATGAAACTAGCAGTTCACGTACACAACGGAAGCTGGCACGATGTAGGAAGAATGGAAGACTACATGGCACTGACAGGAAACGGAGAGGATACTAATTGA
- a CDS encoding glycosyltransferase family 4 protein, which yields MKVVFAHDHVFFRLGNSYYSNGGLSAEVLSRYTRIFDELVLLTRQQTINCTGEKLTEATIPRTRFVDIPNFKSIRTFSLKREASKRVMREIDKCDFVIARLPSSIGNIALKHAIKVRKPFLVELVGCPWDALWHYGSLLGKLLAPFAYSKTKKLVRNSKFVIYVSNEFLQRRYPTKGRSIGCSNVSIPEPDEKVLQNRLEKLHSRDKRDSLILGTAAAVEVKYKGQQYVIRALAKLTELGYNMEYHLAGSGSREFLSSVAKKFGVMDKVKFVGSVPREKILDYFDSIDIYIQPSKQEGLPRALIEAMSRGCPAIGSLTGGIPELLDSEFIFRNGSVSDIVRKIRSFDMGNMEQQAKINFEKAKEYHRDVLEKRRESFLTEFKRSIEEF from the coding sequence GTGAAAGTGGTTTTTGCGCATGATCACGTTTTTTTTAGACTCGGAAATAGCTACTACAGTAACGGGGGGCTTTCTGCTGAAGTTCTCAGTAGATACACAAGGATTTTTGACGAGTTAGTCCTGCTCACGAGACAGCAGACTATTAATTGTACTGGAGAAAAACTAACTGAAGCAACAATTCCGAGAACACGATTCGTTGATATACCAAATTTCAAAAGCATCCGCACCTTTTCTTTGAAAAGAGAGGCAAGTAAAAGGGTGATGCGGGAAATTGATAAATGCGACTTTGTTATTGCAAGACTTCCTAGTTCAATTGGTAATATTGCACTGAAGCATGCAATCAAGGTTAGAAAACCATTCTTAGTTGAACTTGTTGGATGTCCCTGGGATGCTCTGTGGCACTACGGTTCGTTGTTAGGAAAGTTGCTTGCTCCTTTCGCCTATTCAAAAACGAAGAAATTAGTCAGAAATTCCAAGTTTGTGATCTATGTAAGCAATGAGTTTTTGCAACGAAGGTATCCAACGAAAGGTAGATCCATAGGGTGTTCTAATGTTAGTATTCCGGAGCCGGACGAAAAGGTTTTGCAGAATCGATTGGAGAAGCTCCATTCTAGAGACAAGCGGGATTCGCTAATTCTTGGAACCGCGGCAGCTGTCGAAGTCAAATACAAAGGCCAACAATACGTGATAAGAGCACTTGCAAAGCTTACTGAGCTTGGCTACAATATGGAATACCATTTGGCTGGCAGTGGTTCAAGAGAGTTTCTGTCATCAGTTGCAAAGAAATTCGGCGTAATGGACAAAGTGAAATTCGTGGGGTCTGTACCTCGTGAAAAAATCTTAGACTATTTTGACTCAATTGATATATATATACAGCCTAGTAAACAGGAGGGGCTACCGAGAGCTTTGATAGAAGCTATGAGTAGGGGCTGCCCTGCTATTGGATCATTGACAGGTGGGATTCCTGAATTACTAGATAGCGAATTCATATTTCGTAATGGTTCAGTAAGTGACATTGTTAGGAAAATCAGGAGCTTTGATATGGGTAATATGGAACAACAGGCTAAGATAAACTTTGAGAAGGCAAAGGAATACCACAGGGACGTTCTGGAAAAGAGAAGAGAGTCTTTTCTAACAGAATTCAAGAGAAGCATTGAAGAATTTTAG
- a CDS encoding NAD(P)-dependent oxidoreductase, with the protein MKVVITGSEGMVGGRLQKALEAKGFELVCTNFDLAEPEYPDLKLDEEYFIIHVAGEKTNNPAALSRNNVLATNCVIDNLCRHERCKGLIYFSSIAVFGIQDEVITEESEKKPDNFYGFSKLICENLIQAKLKDRTTVIIRPTNIIAPNTNTLVGQIVHSILTGETFEAWESSLVTKRDYIWIDDVVDGVVKLVEMMQADSLTGNTEINFCMGKSFSLKEIIDAAEKITGINLRLIITDSKAFRGRDLNVRPTKMERIIGRRPRTLEQSVGFIVSNS; encoded by the coding sequence ATGAAGGTAGTTATCACCGGTTCTGAGGGAATGGTTGGAGGAAGATTGCAGAAAGCTTTAGAAGCCAAAGGCTTCGAGCTAGTCTGCACAAACTTCGATCTTGCAGAACCTGAGTATCCCGACCTGAAACTAGATGAAGAATACTTCATAATACACGTTGCTGGCGAAAAAACAAACAACCCGGCTGCATTATCAAGAAACAACGTGCTTGCAACGAACTGTGTAATAGACAATCTCTGCAGGCATGAACGATGCAAAGGACTGATATACTTCTCCAGCATTGCGGTCTTTGGCATTCAAGACGAAGTGATAACCGAAGAAAGCGAAAAGAAGCCGGATAATTTCTACGGCTTCTCGAAGCTGATCTGTGAAAATTTGATTCAAGCAAAATTGAAAGACAGAACAACAGTGATAATAAGACCGACAAACATCATAGCTCCAAATACAAACACACTCGTAGGCCAGATAGTTCATTCGATACTCACCGGAGAAACCTTCGAAGCCTGGGAATCGAGTCTTGTAACGAAACGCGATTACATCTGGATAGATGATGTCGTGGATGGAGTTGTGAAACTCGTAGAAATGATGCAAGCCGATAGTCTGACTGGCAATACCGAGATCAACTTCTGCATGGGTAAATCGTTCAGTTTGAAGGAAATCATAGACGCGGCAGAAAAGATAACTGGAATAAATCTCAGACTTATAATAACTGACTCAAAGGCTTTCAGGGGAAGAGATTTGAATGTAAGGCCCACCAAAATGGAAAGAATCATAGGAAGAAGGCCTAGGACTCTTGAACAATCTGTCGGGTTTATCGTAAGTAACTCCTAA
- a CDS encoding NAD-dependent 4,6-dehydratase LegB, with product MKALVTGAGGFIGSHLTEYLVQKGFEVKAFVRYNSRNNWGWLEETPYKDKIEVYTGDIRDFDSVEDAMRGIDVVFHLAALIGIPYSYVSPLAYIRTNVEGTYNVLQAARELKTQKVIHTSTSEIYGTAQYVPIDEKHPVNPQSPYAATKSGADQLALTFQRSFGLPVTVIRPFNTFGPRQSARAVIPTIISQLSAGQKSIKLGNLEATRDMNYVLNTCEGFCQVGLHESSTGEVINLGSNREISIKDLAELIADLMNKELEIEIDDQRIRPEKSEVERLLCDSSKARELTGWEPRYTLEEGLKETIAWLKNHMEYYKPDIYNV from the coding sequence TTGAAGGCGCTCGTAACGGGAGCCGGAGGGTTCATAGGCTCTCATCTAACAGAGTATCTTGTTCAGAAAGGCTTCGAAGTCAAGGCCTTCGTTCGCTACAACTCAAGAAACAACTGGGGCTGGCTCGAAGAGACGCCCTACAAAGATAAAATAGAAGTCTACACTGGAGACATACGCGACTTCGATTCGGTCGAAGACGCGATGAGAGGTATCGATGTCGTGTTTCACCTGGCTGCCCTCATAGGAATTCCTTACTCTTACGTCTCGCCTCTGGCATATATAAGAACGAACGTAGAGGGGACTTACAACGTACTTCAGGCTGCAAGAGAGCTTAAAACACAGAAAGTGATCCATACATCTACGAGCGAGATATACGGCACAGCTCAGTACGTCCCGATAGATGAAAAACACCCCGTCAATCCGCAGTCTCCTTACGCGGCCACGAAATCTGGAGCCGACCAGCTGGCGTTGACCTTTCAACGCTCATTCGGACTGCCCGTCACTGTCATCCGACCTTTCAACACTTTCGGCCCGAGACAGTCGGCAAGAGCCGTGATCCCCACGATCATCTCTCAACTGTCGGCCGGACAGAAGAGCATAAAGCTGGGCAACCTTGAGGCTACGAGAGACATGAACTACGTCCTCAACACCTGCGAGGGTTTCTGCCAAGTGGGTCTTCACGAGAGCAGTACTGGAGAGGTGATAAACCTCGGCTCGAACAGAGAGATATCCATAAAGGACCTTGCGGAACTGATTGCGGACCTCATGAACAAAGAGCTCGAAATAGAGATAGACGACCAGAGAATAAGGCCTGAAAAAAGCGAGGTCGAAAGACTCCTATGCGACAGCTCAAAAGCACGAGAGCTGACCGGCTGGGAGCCCAGATACACCCTCGAGGAAGGCCTGAAAGAAACGATAGCCTGGCTCAAAAACCACATGGAGTACTATAAACCCGACATATATAATGTGTAG
- a CDS encoding sugar transferase produces the protein MRLSKTDNQNKGTSEEQEKKVSYDLYYIKNQSTMLDLQIILKTFETVVFRKGAK, from the coding sequence GTGAGACTTAGCAAGACGGATAATCAGAACAAAGGAACATCAGAAGAGCAAGAGAAGAAGGTTAGCTATGATCTATACTATATCAAGAATCAATCAACTATGCTAGACCTGCAAATAATCCTGAAAACATTCGAGACAGTTGTATTCAGAAAGGGTGCGAAATGA
- a CDS encoding DapH/DapD/GlmU-related protein, which translates to MSCGENVAIFSDSFLYSPEKLFVGSNVSIHPMCYIDAAGGIVIGDDVSIAHSVTIMSSEHNFSRSDLNIKDQEIRKLETVIESNVWIGSRAVILAGTKVHTGSVVGAGAVVTKDVPALCVVVGVPAEVKKRRAC; encoded by the coding sequence GTGTCATGTGGTGAAAACGTCGCGATATTTTCTGATAGCTTTCTTTATTCGCCAGAAAAACTGTTCGTAGGTAGTAATGTAAGCATTCACCCAATGTGTTATATAGACGCGGCCGGGGGAATAGTTATCGGAGACGATGTGTCAATTGCTCATAGTGTAACAATTATGTCTAGCGAACACAACTTTTCCAGAAGCGACTTGAACATTAAAGATCAGGAAATTCGAAAACTTGAGACTGTCATTGAAAGCAATGTGTGGATAGGATCAAGAGCCGTTATACTAGCTGGGACAAAAGTGCATACTGGTTCAGTTGTTGGAGCAGGTGCAGTAGTGACAAAAGATGTCCCCGCTCTGTGTGTTGTTGTTGGAGTACCGGCTGAAGTGAAGAAAAGGAGAGCCTGCTAG
- a CDS encoding SDR family oxidoreductase, producing the protein MVENNSEKKTTYLVTGAAGFIGSHLVERLLKDGEKVRAVDNLSTGRFKNIEPFIDRIEFILGDLSDYRIAEQVLDGVDYVLHQAAVPSVPRSVKDPIRTNNSIVSATLNLFEVSRKAGVKRIVQASSSSVYGDSPSLPKVETMPANPKSPYAVAKYAQETYGRVFSQLYGMSIVSLRYFNVFGPRQDPYSEYSAVIPKFISLMLQGKSPTIYGDGETTRDFTYIDNVVNANLLACKSTKAVDGEHINIACGSRISLKELVDTIGNILGKKIEPKFAPERLGDVKHSLADTKKAFELLCYEPEFDVKYGLELSVRSIIE; encoded by the coding sequence ATGGTGGAAAACAACAGCGAAAAGAAGACTACCTATCTGGTTACCGGAGCGGCCGGTTTCATAGGCTCGCATCTGGTTGAAAGGCTCCTGAAAGACGGGGAAAAGGTCAGAGCCGTAGACAATCTATCAACGGGCAGATTCAAGAACATAGAGCCTTTCATAGACAGGATAGAGTTCATCCTGGGAGATCTCTCCGATTACAGGATTGCAGAGCAGGTGTTAGATGGAGTTGACTATGTTCTCCATCAGGCGGCTGTGCCATCGGTTCCGCGATCCGTGAAAGACCCGATAAGAACAAACAACAGCATAGTATCAGCTACTCTCAATCTCTTTGAAGTCAGCAGAAAGGCTGGAGTGAAACGAATAGTCCAGGCCTCTTCCTCTTCCGTCTATGGCGATTCCCCGTCTTTGCCAAAAGTTGAGACCATGCCAGCCAATCCAAAATCACCTTACGCAGTAGCAAAATACGCGCAGGAGACTTATGGCAGAGTCTTCTCTCAGCTTTATGGGATGAGCATAGTCTCCCTCAGATACTTCAACGTGTTCGGCCCAAGACAGGATCCTTACTCTGAATATTCCGCCGTTATACCGAAGTTCATTTCACTCATGCTTCAGGGGAAGAGTCCGACGATATATGGAGACGGAGAAACAACCAGAGACTTTACATATATTGACAATGTAGTGAACGCGAATCTGCTCGCATGCAAATCGACAAAGGCCGTGGATGGAGAACACATAAACATAGCCTGCGGAAGTAGAATAAGCCTCAAAGAGCTTGTTGATACAATAGGCAATATACTTGGAAAGAAAATAGAACCGAAGTTTGCCCCAGAAAGACTGGGAGATGTGAAACACTCGCTTGCTGATACCAAAAAGGCGTTCGAACTCTTGTGTTACGAACCAGAGTTCGATGTAAAATACGGACTAGAGCTTTCGGTCAGAAGCATTATTGAATAG
- a CDS encoding glycosyltransferase family 4 protein, whose amino-acid sequence MTREESSGLIKIADIFSSDWTVYHQGLSRLKAINGFDNIRNWVITSPGPFCKKLSESGIELKMVNMNHESVTPLNDYLAVRNLRDVLSEELPDIVHTHNSKGGAIGRIASKKARVPFVVHQVHGFYYKRFTGLKRTIYDYYERFLANYCDLILLQNQEDLQSCIKRGLNKKARLLYIGNGIDLSEFSETSSKRESPKTYGKIRLIYIGRMDRNKNHKMLFDALSSLKGEIDFSLDLIGDGPLLKQNTDYVNSIGISDRVKFHDWIDKKKIPAFLSEAHVNILTSKQEGMPRAAMEAASMGVPTIGTNVVGTRDVVIEGKTGFLVPLSDYKGLALQISNLYNDVDLWERTSKSCYEYALSNFDERIIIKRLVKIYRSIKNGTINELVSKLDGGTDWNSISLDEIDISDDKKRIVSESRIERR is encoded by the coding sequence ATGACCAGAGAAGAATCAAGTGGTTTAATAAAAATAGCGGACATATTTAGTAGTGATTGGACTGTGTACCACCAAGGTTTATCGCGGCTAAAAGCTATTAACGGCTTTGATAATATAAGAAACTGGGTGATTACATCACCGGGTCCTTTTTGTAAGAAGCTTTCTGAATCAGGGATTGAGTTGAAAATGGTAAATATGAACCACGAATCCGTGACTCCTCTGAATGACTATCTTGCGGTTAGAAATCTTCGAGATGTTCTTTCTGAAGAATTACCGGATATTGTACACACGCATAATTCAAAAGGTGGGGCAATTGGAAGAATTGCTTCTAAGAAAGCAAGAGTTCCCTTTGTAGTTCATCAAGTTCACGGTTTTTATTACAAAAGATTTACTGGGCTAAAGAGAACTATTTATGACTATTATGAGAGGTTTCTTGCCAACTATTGTGATTTGATTCTTCTCCAGAATCAAGAAGATTTGCAGTCCTGTATCAAGAGAGGATTGAACAAGAAAGCGAGGCTTCTTTACATAGGAAACGGGATAGACCTGAGTGAGTTTTCAGAAACGAGCTCAAAAAGAGAATCACCAAAGACCTATGGTAAGATCAGACTGATATATATAGGCCGAATGGATCGAAACAAGAATCATAAAATGCTTTTTGATGCGCTTAGTTCACTTAAGGGCGAAATCGATTTTTCGTTAGACTTAATCGGAGATGGGCCACTTTTGAAACAAAATACTGATTACGTGAACTCTATCGGTATCTCTGACAGAGTAAAGTTTCATGATTGGATTGACAAGAAGAAAATCCCCGCTTTTCTATCGGAAGCGCATGTGAACATCCTTACTTCTAAGCAGGAAGGGATGCCCAGAGCTGCTATGGAGGCTGCAAGTATGGGAGTTCCAACCATCGGAACGAATGTTGTTGGCACCAGAGATGTCGTTATTGAAGGAAAGACAGGTTTTCTGGTTCCTCTCAGTGATTATAAGGGGTTAGCTTTGCAAATTTCTAATCTATATAATGATGTTGATTTGTGGGAAAGAACAAGTAAATCGTGTTATGAATATGCTTTATCAAATTTCGATGAAAGAATCATTATAAAAAGACTAGTGAAAATCTATCGTTCAATTAAGAATGGAACAATAAACGAGTTGGTTTCCAAATTAGATGGTGGTACTGACTGGAATTCAATCTCCTTAGATGAAATTGATATCTCGGATGATAAAAAGAGAATTGTCAGTGAAAGCAGAATTGAGAGGAGATAA
- a CDS encoding four helix bundle protein, with product MTLNHLEVWRKSVELAKKIYLVTKDFPQSEIYGLTNQMRRAAVSIPSNIAEGRGRSTAKDFVHFLHLAQGSLYELSTQVLIANEVGLLSNEHFEDVSEEIRSIESMIRGLIFRIRNEKK from the coding sequence TTGACCCTTAACCATCTGGAAGTCTGGAGAAAATCTGTTGAACTTGCGAAAAAGATATACCTTGTGACCAAGGATTTTCCTCAAAGCGAAATCTACGGACTAACTAATCAAATGAGAAGAGCCGCAGTGTCAATACCGTCAAATATCGCAGAAGGTAGGGGAAGATCCACCGCAAAGGATTTCGTTCATTTTCTTCATTTGGCACAGGGTTCACTATACGAACTTTCAACACAAGTGTTAATAGCAAACGAAGTTGGCCTTCTTAGCAACGAACACTTTGAAGATGTGAGTGAGGAAATTAGGAGTATTGAGTCAATGATCCGCGGTCTAATCTTCCGAATCCGAAATGAGAAGAAATGA
- a CDS encoding sugar transferase, translating to MIRKIANLKYLIATFLFVTLFFIQSLTLVWTPGYAFQALILNIAIMLGVYAFRGFDNLTTYSLNSCIVSYISGTVLGVLFALIPIVFFTPRLPRLTFFVTAAVSALVFPFASCMLMRYTIRHLPPKRYLVIGREEELGPILEEVKKASIGKIEIYSYMNPSAATLTEAISFEDVKPFDAILIGDPKLANTLDDILEDARTNGVGVEYLPSIVEKTLFRIPLSVLDVFKEYYEVMFSESRYSRRVRVIDLILSCALFILALPFSVFSILLILFMDGRPIIYKQRRIAMGGKRFNAYKFRTMEEHVEQNGALVTAHITKSGRILRKTRLNEIPQLLNVIKGDISLVGPRPDLPVFYDQWSKEIRFYRSRFLVPSGVTGHAQVLYKYADTKEEYEKRLEYDLYYVKNMDFRLYLATMLRTAEVMLFRRGAK from the coding sequence ATGATAAGAAAAATAGCGAATTTGAAGTACCTTATCGCTACCTTCCTCTTCGTGACCCTCTTCTTTATTCAATCACTGACTCTAGTATGGACTCCAGGATACGCCTTTCAAGCTCTCATACTCAATATAGCAATAATGTTAGGTGTATATGCCTTCAGAGGCTTCGATAATTTAACGACCTACTCTCTAAACTCATGTATCGTCTCATATATCTCCGGGACCGTTCTAGGTGTTCTCTTTGCTCTAATCCCGATAGTCTTCTTCACCCCGCGCCTCCCGAGACTCACATTTTTCGTAACGGCTGCCGTTTCTGCATTAGTATTTCCCTTTGCCTCATGTATGCTTATGAGATACACGATAAGACATCTTCCCCCGAAAAGATATCTCGTCATTGGCAGAGAAGAAGAGCTCGGCCCAATACTTGAAGAAGTCAAAAAGGCCTCGATTGGAAAGATAGAAATCTACTCCTACATGAACCCATCAGCAGCGACTCTAACTGAGGCAATATCCTTCGAAGATGTCAAGCCTTTTGATGCAATACTTATAGGTGATCCGAAGTTGGCTAACACATTGGATGATATCCTCGAAGATGCAAGAACGAACGGCGTAGGTGTGGAATACCTGCCGTCTATCGTAGAGAAGACCCTCTTTAGAATTCCACTTTCTGTACTTGATGTATTCAAAGAGTACTACGAAGTGATGTTTTCGGAATCAAGGTACTCTAGAAGAGTTCGTGTAATCGATCTAATCCTGTCTTGTGCGCTCTTCATTCTGGCGCTTCCCTTTTCAGTGTTCTCTATTCTCCTGATTCTTTTCATGGATGGAAGACCAATCATCTACAAGCAGCGCAGAATTGCGATGGGTGGAAAGAGATTCAATGCCTACAAGTTTAGAACGATGGAAGAACACGTTGAGCAGAACGGAGCTCTTGTAACCGCACACATAACGAAGAGCGGACGAATACTACGAAAGACCCGACTAAACGAGATACCTCAGTTACTCAATGTCATCAAGGGAGATATAAGTCTAGTGGGTCCAAGACCCGACCTTCCAGTCTTTTATGATCAGTGGAGTAAAGAGATAAGGTTTTACAGAAGTCGTTTTCTCGTGCCCTCAGGCGTTACCGGGCATGCTCAAGTTCTTTACAAGTATGCAGATACAAAAGAAGAATACGAGAAGAGATTGGAATACGATCTTTATTATGTTAAGAACATGGACTTCAGGCTGTATCTCGCAACTATGCTCCGTACGGCAGAAGTCATGCTCTTTCGAAGGGGTGCGAAATAG